A region of Haliotis asinina isolate JCU_RB_2024 chromosome 7, JCU_Hal_asi_v2, whole genome shotgun sequence DNA encodes the following proteins:
- the LOC137292155 gene encoding putative ferric-chelate reductase 1, translating into MLRAAVLVAMCAMALAYNPILDTTTCCNCQTLLPNNVPDNVDPQRMPSPFKIIVSRTYYAPLEEIKVNLTSEGDTYFRSFMIVAWATDYKSVNQPRKAVGKWAAVDGTSVGKDCLNNQDDGEALRSTSLDAKRNVKLAWTSPDRYGHLEFRATFVVDDDTYWATEKSEMIVDPKADPPTTKPPLPQIIDPINSAHCGKQKGCYRYPHGCWELYCEYIATWEDHGTHITFEIGARTDGLDDRWVSLALSNDTYMGDDMVMDCIHNSETHQTKVSLSYNEPGKKQNRKLPQYLTDKAVVFQEGSHFNGRIRCRFQIKKYTKDSTRRIVALTGNKWHIILAKGNAVQGNKIRHGLLEHQLPVVSPYRVSLQTMPDVHDRARYPLVKAHGCLMLFAFVFCSSIALLMTKYYKPMWPNKRFFEQRYWFVVHFNLMALAFLVVIIAIILIFVEAGGWSLTPDLPQRAHPILGIIIFICILINPIIALFRPSEDNSCRPVFNWFHWAFGTIANILAIPNIFIGMDFGKAMIPWWATWIMVFWVIFHLIIEVTLEVHQCCTHKKNKERRKKYEAMKRDNPKNYIQEPEPAGRRFKRSLLWLHLTVTSIITIIMIIIIAVC; encoded by the exons ATGTTGCGTGCGGCAGTGCTGGTGGCAATGTGCGCCATGGCGCTGGCCTATAACCCTATCCTTGACACTACAACATGCTGTAACTGTCAGACACTCCTTCCAAACAACGTCCCAGACAATGTGGATCCACAGAGGATGCCCTCACCTTTCAAGATCATCGTGTCAAGGACCTATTACGCTCCCTTGGAAGAAATCAAAG TTAATCTGACTAGTGAAGGAGACACCTATTTCCGCTCCTTCATGATTGTGGCTTGGGCCACAGATTACAAGTCCGTGAACCAGCCTCGGAAGGCAGTGGGCAAGTGGGCAGCAGTAGATGGAACCTCTGTGGGTAAAGACTGCCTCAATAACCAGGATGAT GGTGAAGCTCTGAGAAGCACCAGTCTTGATGCCAAGAGGAATGTAAAACTGGCATGGACTTCCCCAGATAGATATGGACATCTTGAATTCCG AGCTACATTTGTTGTTGACGATGATACATACTGGGCCACAGAAAAGTCTGAGATGATTGTCGACCCTAAAGCTGATCCACCTACAACCAAACCACCTCTGCCTCAG ATCATTGATCCCATCAACTCTGCTCACTGTGGCAAGCAGAAGGGTTGCTATCGCTACCCCCATGGCTGCTGGGAGTTGTACTGTGAATACATCGCCACCTGGGAGGATCATGGCACCCACATCACGTTCGAGATTGGTGCCCGCACAGATGGTCTGGATGACAGATGGGTCTCCTTGGCTCTCTCtaatgacacatacatg GGTGATGACATGGTGATGGACTGTATACACAACTCAGAGACTCACCAAACGAAGGTGTCCCTGTCCTACAATGAACCTGGCAAGAAGCAGAACAGGAAGCTGCCACAG TATCTGACCGACAAGGCAGTGGTGTTCCAGGAGGGTTCTCATTTCAACGGACGTATACGCTGTCGCTTCCAGATTAAGAAATACACCAAGGACAGTACTCGTCGAATTGTTGCTCTCACGGGCAACAAATGGCACATCATTCTGGCTAAAGGAAATGCTGTACAAG gaaacaaaattcGCCATGGCTTGTTGGAACATCAGCtgccagttgtctccccttacaGGGTGTCCCTCCAGACTATGCCAGATGTCCATGACAGGGCCAGATATCCCCTGGTCAAGGCCCATG GCTGCCTGATGCTGTTTGCCTTCGTGTTCTGTTCCTCCATTGCTCTGTTGATGACCAAGTACTACAAGCCGATGTGGCCCAACAAGAGGTTCTTTGAACAGCGCTACTGGTTTGTG GTCCATTTCAACCTGATGGCTTTGGCCTTCCTTGTGGTGATCATTGCTATCATCCTCATCTTTGTGGAAGCAGGTGGCTGGAGTCTG ACACCGGACCTACCTCAGAGGGCCCATCCTATTCTGGGAATAATTATATTCATCTGTATTTTGATAAAT CCAATCATTGCTCTGTTCCGCCCGTCGGAGGATAATAGTTGTCGACCTGTCTTCAACTGGTTCCACTGGGCGTTCGGAACCATTGCCAACATCCTTGCCA TTCCCAACATCTTCATCGGGATGGACTTCGGCAAGGCCATGATTCCCTGGTGGGCTACCTGGATCATGGTGTTCTGGGTCATCTTCCATCTCATCATTGAGGTCACCCTTGAGGTCCACCAGTGCTGCACCCACAAGAAGAACAAGG AGAGAAGGAAGAAATACGAGGCAATGAAGAGAGACAACCCTAAAAACTACATCCAAGAGCCTGAACCAGCT GGCCGCCGCTTCAAGAGGTCGTTGTTGTGGCTCCACCTGACGGTGACAAGtatcatcacaatcatcatgatcatcatcatcgcagTCTGCTAG